The Rhodothermales bacterium genome window below encodes:
- a CDS encoding Gfo/Idh/MocA family oxidoreductase, producing the protein MDRKANRRTFLKTAGATGVGLGFLGGAPAIWTSGGRPADKIVVGVMGVNSRGHALAQAFARQPDVHVGFLCDVDAAALGKCSATVAGMQDGAPKGFGDIRKMLESNDLDAVAIAVPDHWHTTAALMAMSAGKHVYLEKPGSHNPQEAHWLVEGQRRHNRLVQLGTQRRSSPVFMDAMAMVHDGMIGEVYLGKAWYANTRGSIGRGQPAAVPDGLDYALWQGPAPRRPFRDNLIHYNWHWFRHWGTGEACNNGTHHIDICRWALGVDYPTRVTSAGGRFAFQDDWEFFDTQIMSFEFAGGKTITWEGRSCNGMPVNGKGFGVTIHGTGGSLLIDSSGYTFFDAKSTEMKTFAAGSGDDGLNPVGGGEMTDLHVGNFCEAIRGNAALRQPIAEGYKSAMLCHLGNIAQFTTGALQCDPASGAILHNDAANALWGRTYEPGWEPRL; encoded by the coding sequence ATGGATCGAAAAGCCAATCGACGAACCTTTCTGAAAACGGCCGGCGCTACGGGCGTGGGGCTCGGGTTTCTGGGCGGCGCTCCGGCGATATGGACGTCGGGCGGCAGGCCGGCGGACAAGATCGTGGTAGGGGTCATGGGTGTCAATAGCCGGGGCCATGCCCTGGCGCAGGCCTTCGCCCGGCAGCCGGATGTCCACGTGGGTTTTCTGTGCGACGTCGACGCCGCGGCGCTGGGGAAATGCTCGGCGACGGTCGCCGGCATGCAGGACGGCGCCCCGAAGGGTTTCGGCGACATCCGGAAGATGCTCGAATCGAACGACCTCGACGCCGTGGCGATCGCGGTCCCGGATCACTGGCACACGACGGCGGCGCTGATGGCGATGTCGGCCGGAAAACATGTCTATCTGGAAAAGCCCGGGAGCCACAACCCGCAGGAAGCCCACTGGCTGGTGGAAGGGCAGCGCCGGCACAACCGCCTCGTTCAGCTCGGCACGCAGCGCCGGTCGAGTCCGGTCTTTATGGACGCGATGGCGATGGTGCACGACGGGATGATCGGCGAGGTGTATCTGGGCAAGGCCTGGTACGCGAATACCCGTGGCTCCATCGGCCGCGGCCAACCCGCCGCGGTGCCCGACGGGCTCGACTACGCCCTCTGGCAGGGCCCGGCCCCGCGCCGGCCGTTTCGCGACAACCTCATCCATTACAACTGGCACTGGTTCCGCCACTGGGGCACCGGCGAGGCCTGCAACAACGGGACGCATCACATCGACATCTGCCGGTGGGCGCTCGGGGTGGATTACCCGACGCGCGTGACGTCCGCCGGCGGCCGCTTCGCCTTCCAGGACGACTGGGAATTTTTCGATACCCAGATCATGTCCTTCGAATTCGCCGGCGGCAAAACGATTACGTGGGAGGGCCGCAGCTGCAACGGCATGCCTGTCAACGGCAAGGGCTTTGGCGTCACCATCCACGGCACGGGGGGCTCGCTCCTCATCGACAGCTCGGGCTACACGTTTTTCGATGCGAAGAGCACGGAGATGAAGACCTTTGCCGCCGGCAGCGGCGACGACGGGCTCAACCCGGTCGGCGGTGGCGAGATGACGGATCTCCATGTCGGTAATTTCTGCGAGGCGATCCGGGGCAACGCCGCCCTCCGCCAGCCTATCGCCGAGGGCTACAAGAGCGCTATGCTCTGCCATCTCGGCAACATCGCGCAGTTTACTACGGGCGCGCTCCAGTGCGACCCGGCGAGCGGCGCCATCCTGCACAACGACGCCGCCAACGCGCTCTGGGGCCGCACGTACGAACCCGGCTGGGAGCCGCGTCTGTAG
- a CDS encoding amidohydrolase family protein, with translation MSISRPAPARTRRAFIRQGAAALTVAATAGLGWSSRPRAPRVNPRIIDVHCHPRWLGFNGARTIENMDAAGIDMAWLISWEAPEREISPNYYGTNNPTGIGITFDDVIELTERYPDRFIPGTTMDPRDPHAHARLKAAVEIHGVRVFGEFKLRMRYDDPDALRLFHYAGELGLPVIFHLDVTFPRHGVPADRQWWYGGSLENMEPALRLCPNTQFLGHAPGFWREISEDADEATEQYPAGKPVVGKGLILRYMDKYPNLNCDLSAGSAHTALSRDLDFTRKFLIDYQDRLFFGRDAFDNRMYDLLTSLSLPDDVLAKILAGNALRLVPLP, from the coding sequence ATGTCCATATCCCGCCCCGCGCCGGCCCGTACGCGTCGCGCCTTTATCCGTCAGGGCGCCGCGGCCCTGACCGTCGCCGCCACCGCCGGCCTCGGCTGGTCCTCCCGCCCGCGTGCGCCCCGCGTCAACCCCCGCATCATCGACGTGCACTGCCATCCGCGCTGGCTCGGCTTCAACGGAGCCCGCACCATCGAAAACATGGACGCCGCCGGCATCGACATGGCCTGGCTCATCAGCTGGGAGGCGCCGGAGCGCGAGATCTCGCCGAACTACTACGGCACAAACAACCCCACGGGCATCGGCATCACATTCGACGACGTCATCGAACTGACCGAACGCTACCCGGATCGGTTCATCCCCGGGACGACGATGGATCCCCGCGACCCCCACGCCCACGCCCGCCTGAAGGCGGCGGTGGAGATCCACGGCGTGCGCGTGTTCGGCGAATTCAAGCTGCGGATGCGGTACGACGACCCGGACGCCCTCCGCCTGTTTCACTACGCCGGCGAACTAGGCCTCCCCGTCATTTTTCACCTCGATGTGACCTTCCCCCGCCACGGCGTCCCCGCCGACCGCCAGTGGTGGTACGGGGGGAGCCTGGAGAACATGGAGCCGGCGCTCCGGCTCTGCCCCAACACCCAGTTCCTCGGGCACGCCCCGGGCTTCTGGCGGGAGATCTCGGAGGATGCGGACGAGGCTACGGAGCAGTACCCGGCCGGCAAACCCGTCGTCGGCAAAGGGCTGATTCTCCGGTATATGGATAAATACCCGAATCTGAACTGCGACCTCTCCGCCGGCTCGGCGCATACCGCGCTGTCGCGCGACCTCGACTTCACCCGGAAATTCCTGATCGACTACCAGGATCGCCTCTTCTTCGGGCGCGACGCCTTCGACAACCGGATGTACGACCTCCTGACCAGCCTGTCGCTTCCGGACGACGTGCTCGCGAAGATCCTCGCCGGCAACGCGCTGCGCCTGGTGCCGCTGCCCTGA
- a CDS encoding alpha/beta fold hydrolase: MPRDEGTLAGADIWLIHGNLQTPDVWAPIVPRLEATGLNVHLVDLWATLADSMADWARAFCADVRTNDAPRRYLLGYSLGGRLALHALLDAPDLWAGALLVSADIGIADAAQRARRRETDAAWARRFRDEPIEQVLADWNRQPVFGGRKADFSLQNVRDMTYLRELLVRMFHVYSKGTQRDLLPDLAAAALPATLWITGEEDAAFESIARRVAGEVPGASHLSIPDAAHRVPWDAMDQFVSAVHSFASARL, from the coding sequence GTGCCGCGCGACGAAGGGACGCTGGCCGGCGCCGATATCTGGCTGATCCACGGCAACCTGCAGACGCCGGATGTGTGGGCTCCGATCGTCCCCAGGCTGGAAGCGACAGGCCTGAACGTACACCTCGTCGATCTCTGGGCGACTCTCGCGGATTCCATGGCGGATTGGGCGCGCGCGTTCTGTGCCGACGTGCGCACGAACGACGCGCCCCGGCGCTACCTGCTCGGGTATTCGCTCGGCGGCCGGCTGGCGCTCCACGCGCTGCTGGACGCGCCGGATCTGTGGGCCGGCGCCCTGCTGGTCAGCGCCGATATAGGCATCGCCGACGCGGCCCAGCGCGCCCGACGCCGGGAGACCGACGCCGCCTGGGCCCGGCGTTTTCGCGACGAACCGATCGAACAGGTTCTCGCGGATTGGAACCGTCAACCCGTATTTGGCGGCCGAAAGGCCGATTTTTCCCTGCAGAATGTCCGGGATATGACGTATTTGCGTGAGTTGCTAGTCAGGATGTTTCACGTATATTCTAAAGGGACTCAACGCGACCTGCTCCCCGATCTCGCCGCGGCGGCGCTGCCGGCGACGTTATGGATTACCGGCGAGGAGGATGCGGCGTTTGAGTCGATTGCGAGACGTGTTGCGGGTGAGGTGCCCGGGGCGTCGCATCTCAGTATCCCCGATGCGGCGCATCGTGTCCCATGGGACGCGATGGATCAATTCGTTTCGGCCGTACATTCTTTCGCAAGCGCGCGCTTGTGA
- a CDS encoding peptidylprolyl isomerase: MSTKQWKTPPAMQIDPKATYTATIETDRGTIELELYAEHAPKTVNNFAFLAGEGYYDGVVFHRVIANFMIQGGDPFGTGRGGPGYTFEDETRDNPLKHETGVISMANAGPNTNGSQFFITHGPQPHLNGRHTVFGKVVKGQDVVDSIRQGDTMTKVTVAVKG, translated from the coding sequence ATGAGCACCAAACAGTGGAAAACGCCGCCGGCGATGCAGATCGATCCCAAAGCCACCTACACGGCGACGATCGAAACGGACCGTGGCACGATCGAGCTCGAACTGTACGCGGAACACGCCCCCAAGACCGTCAATAATTTTGCCTTTCTGGCCGGGGAAGGGTACTACGACGGGGTCGTTTTCCATCGGGTCATCGCCAATTTCATGATCCAGGGCGGCGACCCCTTCGGCACCGGGCGCGGAGGGCCAGGCTATACCTTCGAAGACGAAACCCGCGATAACCCGCTCAAGCACGAGACCGGCGTCATCAGCATGGCGAACGCCGGCCCGAATACCAACGGCAGTCAGTTCTTCATCACCCACGGACCGCAGCCGCATCTCAATGGCCGGCATACTGTGTTCGGCAAGGTGGTCAAGGGGCAGGATGTGGTCGACAGCATTCGCCAGGGCGACACGATGACGAAGGTGACCGTCGCCGTCAAAGGCTGA
- a CDS encoding cytochrome c peroxidase, with the protein MSHRLAAIGLILILGGSGWLAGCDATSAEPPVDVDLDAALIDLITIGGQRRLDNFELPASDDYAAIPQDPANPITTAKVELGKLLFHETALATNPRMPAGAGTYSCATCHHASAGFSAGRRQAIGEGGSGWGQNGEGRTRQMTYADADVDAQGIRSPSVVNSAFQDVMGWAGAFGVRGPNQGTNAFWEGDPLLEVNKLGYDGLESQAISALMKHRMDSIGQSVLATNATYRAMWEQAFPGEAVTVEKAGLAIAAYERTLMTDRAPFQRWLRGDLEAMTAEEKRGAILFFDKAGCETCHTGPALNQMAFYALGMPDMEGAGVLGTPESLGRGGFLNDPALDRKFKVPQLYNLKDAPFYGHGGSFTSLREVVEYYNDAIPAVDISADRLPIFFKPLDLTEREIADLTAFLTDALHDPSLARYAPATLPSGQCTPANDPAARTDLGC; encoded by the coding sequence ATGTCCCACCGTCTGGCTGCCATCGGCCTCATCCTCATCCTGGGCGGGAGCGGCTGGCTGGCCGGCTGTGACGCCACCAGCGCCGAACCTCCCGTCGATGTGGATCTCGACGCGGCGTTGATCGACCTCATCACGATCGGCGGCCAGCGCCGCCTCGACAACTTCGAGCTGCCGGCGAGCGACGACTATGCCGCGATCCCGCAGGATCCGGCCAACCCGATCACGACGGCCAAGGTCGAACTCGGGAAACTCCTGTTCCACGAGACGGCGCTCGCCACCAACCCCCGCATGCCTGCCGGCGCCGGCACCTACTCCTGCGCGACCTGTCACCATGCGAGCGCGGGGTTCTCCGCCGGCCGGCGTCAGGCGATCGGCGAGGGCGGCTCGGGCTGGGGACAGAACGGCGAGGGGCGGACCCGCCAGATGACGTATGCCGACGCGGACGTCGATGCGCAGGGCATCCGCTCGCCGTCCGTCGTCAACAGCGCCTTTCAGGATGTGATGGGATGGGCGGGAGCGTTCGGCGTCCGCGGCCCGAATCAGGGCACAAATGCCTTCTGGGAGGGCGATCCGCTGCTCGAAGTCAACAAGCTCGGCTACGATGGGCTCGAGTCGCAGGCGATCTCGGCGCTGATGAAGCACCGGATGGATAGCATCGGCCAGTCGGTGCTGGCGACGAACGCCACGTACCGCGCGATGTGGGAGCAGGCGTTCCCGGGTGAGGCCGTGACCGTCGAAAAGGCCGGCCTGGCCATCGCCGCCTACGAACGCACGCTGATGACGGACCGCGCGCCGTTTCAGCGCTGGCTGCGGGGCGATCTGGAGGCGATGACCGCCGAGGAAAAACGCGGCGCCATCCTGTTTTTCGACAAGGCCGGATGCGAAACGTGCCACACGGGGCCGGCGCTCAACCAGATGGCGTTTTATGCCCTGGGGATGCCCGACATGGAAGGCGCCGGCGTACTCGGCACCCCTGAATCACTGGGGCGCGGCGGCTTCCTGAACGACCCCGCCCTGGACCGTAAGTTCAAGGTGCCGCAGCTGTATAACCTCAAGGATGCGCCCTTCTACGGGCACGGCGGCTCCTTCACGTCGCTCCGTGAAGTCGTCGAATACTACAACGACGCCATCCCCGCCGTCGACATCTCCGCCGACCGGCTGCCGATCTTTTTTAAACCGCTCGACCTCACGGAGCGCGAGATCGCGGACCTCACCGCGTTCCTCACGGATGCGCTCCACGACCCGTCCCTCGCCCGCTACGCCCCGGCGACGCTGCCGTCCGGCCAGTGCACGCCGGCGAACGACCCGGCCGCCCGCACCGATCTGGGGTGTTGA
- a CDS encoding fibronectin type III domain-containing protein — protein MYPAIKRMSSRLFLPLVALFFAAGCGAVGAGDLPETPSLVAPRNGSPNEAVVLELQWNASTDAELYHLQVSADAQFGSLVVDDEGVNNVQYIVRDLDLGSTYFWRIRAVNGSGYSDWSETRQFKAAETPHTPAIPRLVSPQTGVEDMPTDIYFEWEPTEGASTYHIQVSLEQNFVRRSADLEGVRGERVLIRELVPTYIYWWRVRSVNPVGASEWSEVRVLEIHDLAEDV, from the coding sequence ATGTACCCTGCCATAAAGCGCATGTCCTCGCGCCTCTTTTTGCCTCTTGTCGCGCTGTTCTTCGCCGCCGGCTGCGGCGCCGTAGGCGCGGGCGACCTGCCCGAAACGCCGTCCCTCGTGGCGCCGCGGAACGGGTCGCCGAACGAAGCCGTCGTGCTCGAACTCCAGTGGAATGCCTCCACCGACGCCGAGCTGTACCACCTCCAGGTGTCAGCGGACGCGCAGTTCGGCTCGCTGGTGGTAGATGACGAGGGCGTGAACAACGTCCAGTACATCGTGCGCGATCTGGATCTGGGGTCGACCTACTTCTGGCGCATCCGCGCCGTCAACGGCTCCGGCTACAGCGATTGGTCGGAGACGCGCCAGTTCAAGGCGGCCGAGACGCCGCATACGCCGGCCATCCCGCGCCTCGTCTCGCCGCAGACCGGCGTCGAGGACATGCCCACCGACATCTATTTCGAATGGGAGCCGACGGAGGGCGCCAGCACGTACCACATCCAGGTCTCGCTCGAGCAGAACTTCGTGCGCCGCTCGGCGGACCTCGAAGGGGTGCGCGGCGAACGCGTCCTCATCCGCGAACTGGTGCCGACCTACATTTACTGGTGGCGCGTCCGTTCCGTCAATCCGGTAGGGGCCAGCGAATGGTCGGAAGTCCGCGTACTGGAAATCCACGATCTGGCCGAGGATGTCTAG
- a CDS encoding ThuA domain-containing protein, whose amino-acid sequence MLAALVATGCRPGGPADTGPRKIEVLFLGHASRHHDSEAYAPILASALALDGINVSYTNDPDDLNPENLARYDALILYANHDSITGGQEKALMDFVASGKGFIPLHSASYCFRNSDDFVDLVGAQFASHETGTFTTEIIDATHPITAGFAPFETWDETYVHTRHNPDRTVLMERVEGDHREPWTWTRTHGKGRVFYTAYGHDERTWNNPGFQDLVKRGILWAVGDDLRARWEQLSFQPFRYVPHDSIPNYEKRDPPLELQEPFAPESSMAYIQVPPDFELQLFASEPDIAKPIAMAWDERGRLWVIETTDYPNTVNPDHIGSDKIKIVEDTDGDGKADRFTVFADSLNIPTSITFADGGVIISMAPNFLFLKDTDGDDRADVREVISSGWGTYDTHAGPSNLRYGFDNWYWGTVGYSDFSGVVDGDSVELIQGVYRFPRDGSALEQVAKFTNNTWGLGFSETFDIFGSTANNEHSVYVAIPERYYAGVSGLRGNGRQKIDGHYAFHPNTPNFRQVDVFGGFTAAAGHNLYTARSFPQRYWNRIALVNEPTGGLTHEAILEPSGAGFKEKDGWNLLASVDEWVSPIHAEVGPDGAVWVLDWYNFIVQHNPTPQGFTNGRGNAYVNALRDKVHGRIYRVAYKKAPRYTPRSLSKDDPNGLVDALGDDNLFWRMTAQRLLVERGETDVLNGLYAHVRNRKVDAIGLNGAAVNALWTMHGLGALDGSNDEALGVAREALRHPAAGVRKAAAQVLPATEATLDGILESGLVNDPDPHTRLAVILKLSELPASDAAGAALYAAGKEPGFAEDTWLPEALFIAAARHTSGYLDAYSADIGGAAFTRLAAGYARGEDDPAPDWSPVGFDDAAWKTVDLPAKWDDLPEFAAFDGVIWYRRAIDVPAGQAGRAARIDLGAIYDTDVVYVNGQRVGGMVDGFDTARSYPIPAGVLKGGSNLIAVRVEDPRGRGGFWGVADDMYLTAGGQRLSLAGAWRYAVEEEYVGGKRQDLKRNIPLAQQFLKHHAADVAGTPAASAGTATTAVAGDVAQVALSVVVGQLKYDQTTFTVKPGQRVRIVFTNPDDMQHNLLILDQGATEAVGALADAMVTAPDAASRNYVPDSPAVLASTPLVDPRGSFTLEFTAPAAPGNYPYLCTFPGHWRIMQGVMVVR is encoded by the coding sequence TTGCTGGCGGCGCTCGTCGCCACCGGCTGCCGGCCGGGCGGGCCGGCGGACACGGGCCCCCGCAAGATCGAGGTCCTGTTCCTCGGTCACGCAAGCCGGCATCACGACAGCGAGGCCTACGCGCCCATCCTCGCCTCGGCGCTCGCGCTGGACGGCATCAACGTCAGCTACACCAACGATCCGGACGACCTCAACCCCGAGAATCTGGCGCGCTACGACGCCCTCATCCTGTACGCCAACCACGATTCGATCACCGGGGGGCAGGAAAAGGCGCTGATGGACTTCGTGGCCTCGGGCAAGGGATTCATCCCCCTTCACTCCGCCTCGTACTGCTTCCGCAACTCCGACGACTTCGTTGACCTCGTAGGCGCCCAGTTCGCGTCGCACGAGACCGGCACCTTCACGACCGAGATCATCGACGCCACCCACCCGATCACCGCCGGCTTTGCGCCGTTCGAGACCTGGGACGAGACGTACGTCCACACCAGGCACAACCCGGACCGCACCGTGCTCATGGAGCGGGTGGAAGGCGACCATCGCGAACCGTGGACGTGGACGCGCACGCACGGTAAGGGCCGCGTCTTTTATACGGCCTACGGACACGACGAACGCACCTGGAATAATCCCGGGTTTCAGGACCTCGTCAAGCGCGGCATCCTGTGGGCCGTGGGCGACGACCTGCGCGCCCGCTGGGAGCAGCTCTCGTTCCAGCCCTTCCGGTACGTGCCGCACGACAGCATCCCGAATTACGAAAAACGCGACCCGCCGCTCGAGCTCCAGGAGCCGTTCGCGCCGGAGTCGTCGATGGCCTACATCCAGGTGCCCCCCGATTTCGAGCTGCAGCTCTTCGCCTCCGAGCCCGACATCGCCAAACCCATCGCGATGGCGTGGGACGAGCGCGGCCGGCTCTGGGTGATCGAAACGACGGACTATCCGAACACCGTCAATCCCGATCACATCGGCTCCGACAAGATCAAGATCGTCGAAGACACGGACGGCGACGGCAAGGCGGACCGTTTCACCGTCTTCGCCGACAGCCTCAACATCCCCACCAGCATCACCTTCGCCGACGGCGGCGTGATCATCTCGATGGCGCCGAATTTCCTCTTCCTGAAGGATACCGACGGCGACGACCGCGCGGATGTCCGCGAGGTGATCTCGTCGGGCTGGGGCACGTACGACACGCACGCCGGCCCCTCGAACCTTCGATACGGCTTCGACAACTGGTACTGGGGCACCGTCGGCTACAGCGACTTCAGCGGCGTGGTCGACGGCGACTCGGTCGAGCTCATCCAGGGGGTCTATCGCTTCCCGCGCGACGGCAGCGCCCTCGAACAGGTGGCGAAGTTCACGAACAACACCTGGGGGCTTGGCTTCTCCGAGACCTTCGACATCTTCGGCTCCACGGCCAACAACGAGCACAGCGTCTATGTCGCGATTCCGGAGCGGTATTACGCCGGCGTGAGCGGGCTGCGGGGCAACGGCCGGCAGAAAATCGACGGGCACTATGCCTTTCACCCGAACACCCCGAACTTCCGCCAGGTAGATGTCTTTGGCGGATTCACGGCGGCGGCCGGCCACAACCTCTACACCGCCCGGAGCTTCCCGCAGCGCTACTGGAACCGGATCGCCCTGGTCAACGAACCCACCGGCGGCCTGACGCACGAGGCGATCCTCGAACCCAGCGGCGCCGGCTTCAAGGAGAAGGACGGCTGGAACCTGCTCGCCAGCGTCGACGAATGGGTCTCTCCGATCCATGCCGAGGTGGGCCCCGACGGCGCCGTGTGGGTGCTCGACTGGTACAATTTCATCGTCCAGCACAACCCGACGCCCCAGGGATTCACCAACGGCCGGGGCAACGCCTACGTCAACGCGCTGCGGGACAAGGTGCACGGGCGCATCTACCGGGTGGCGTACAAGAAGGCCCCCCGCTACACGCCGCGGTCGCTCTCGAAAGACGACCCGAACGGACTGGTCGACGCCCTGGGCGACGACAACCTGTTCTGGCGCATGACCGCCCAGCGCCTCCTCGTGGAGCGCGGCGAGACGGATGTGCTGAACGGTCTGTATGCGCACGTCCGCAACCGGAAGGTCGACGCCATCGGCCTGAACGGCGCGGCCGTAAACGCCCTGTGGACGATGCACGGTCTCGGCGCGCTCGACGGTTCGAATGACGAGGCGCTGGGCGTGGCGCGCGAGGCGCTGCGGCACCCCGCCGCCGGCGTCCGCAAGGCGGCCGCGCAGGTGCTGCCCGCCACGGAGGCCACCCTGGACGGGATCCTCGAAAGCGGCCTCGTCAACGACCCGGACCCCCACACGCGTCTGGCCGTCATCCTCAAGCTCTCGGAGCTGCCGGCCTCCGACGCCGCCGGCGCCGCGCTGTATGCCGCCGGCAAAGAGCCCGGCTTCGCGGAAGACACCTGGCTCCCCGAGGCGCTCTTCATCGCCGCAGCCCGGCACACCTCCGGGTACCTCGACGCCTACTCGGCCGACATCGGGGGCGCGGCGTTCACGCGTCTGGCGGCCGGCTACGCCCGGGGCGAAGACGACCCGGCGCCCGACTGGTCGCCCGTCGGCTTCGACGACGCCGCGTGGAAAACCGTGGACCTGCCCGCGAAGTGGGACGACCTGCCCGAGTTCGCGGCGTTCGACGGCGTGATCTGGTATCGCCGGGCGATCGACGTGCCCGCCGGCCAGGCCGGCCGCGCGGCCCGCATCGACCTCGGCGCCATCTACGATACCGACGTCGTGTACGTCAACGGCCAGCGCGTGGGCGGAATGGTCGACGGGTTCGACACGGCCCGCTCCTATCCCATCCCGGCCGGCGTGCTGAAGGGCGGCTCCAACCTCATCGCCGTCCGCGTCGAGGACCCGCGCGGACGGGGTGGCTTCTGGGGCGTGGCCGACGACATGTACCTCACGGCCGGCGGACAGCGCCTGTCCCTCGCCGGCGCGTGGCGGTATGCGGTCGAGGAAGAGTACGTGGGCGGAAAGCGCCAGGATCTGAAGCGCAACATCCCGCTCGCGCAGCAATTCCTGAAGCACCACGCGGCCGACGTGGCCGGAACGCCGGCGGCATCGGCCGGGACCGCGACGACGGCGGTGGCCGGCGACGTCGCGCAGGTCGCCCTCTCGGTCGTGGTCGGCCAGTTGAAATACGATCAGACGACGTTCACGGTCAAGCCGGGGCAGCGGGTGCGCATCGTGTTCACCAACCCCGACGACATGCAGCACAACCTGCTCATCCTCGACCAGGGGGCCACCGAGGCCGTCGGCGCGCTGGCCGACGCGATGGTCACCGCCCCGGACGCGGCGAGCCGCAACTATGTACCGGACAGCCCGGCCGTCCTCGCCTCGACCCCGCTCGTGGATCCCCGGGGAAGCTTCACGCTGGAGTTCACGGCGCCGGCCGCACCGGGCAATTATCCGTACCTCTGCACCTTCCCCGGGCACTGGCGTATCATGCAAGGCGTTATGGTAGTCCGATGA